NNNNNNNNNNNNNNNNNNNNNNNNNNNNNNNNNNNNNNNNNNNNNNNNNNNNNNNNNNNNNNNNNNNNNNNNNNNNNNNNNNNNNNNNNNNNNNNNNNNNNNNNNNNNNNNNNNNNNNNNNNNNNNNNNNNNNNNNNNNNNNNNNNNNNNNNNNNNNNNNNNNNNNNNNNNNNNNNNNNNNNNNNNNNNNNNNNNNNNNNNNNNNNNNNNNNNNNNNNNNNNNNNNNNNNNNNNNNNNNNNNNNNNNNNNNNNNNNNNNNNNNNNNNNNNNNNNNNNNNNNNNNNNNNNNNNNNNNNNNNNNNNNNNNNNNNNNNNNNNNNNNNNNNNNNNNNNNNNNNNNNNNNNNNNNNNNNNNNNNNNNNNNNNNNNNNNNNNNNNNNNNNNNNNNNNNNNNNNNNNNNNNNNNNNNNNNNNNNNNNNNNNNNNNNNNNNNNNNNNNNNNNNNNNNNNNNNNNNNNNNNNNNNNNNNNNNNNNNNNNNNNNNNNNNNNNNNNNNNNNNNNNNNNNNNNNNNNNNNNNNNNNNNNNNNNNNNNNNNNNNNNNNNNNNNNNNNNNNNNNNNNNNNNNNNNNNNNNNcaaaaacactgatgacaacttatgctggagaggttgtggggtaaagggaacactcctgccttgctggtgggagtgtaagctggtacagcccctttggatatcagtgaggtgatttctcagaaaattaggaaacaaccttcctcaaaacccaattataccactttgggtatatacccaaaagatgttaaactgtgccacaaggacatgtgctatgAACAGCAttgttgtcatagccagaacctgaaaacgatcgaaatgcccctcaactgaagaattaataaggaaaatggagtactacacatcagaaaaaaatatcttgaaattttcaggcaaatggaggTAGAAAACATCGTTTTTAATtagataatccagacccagaaagacaattatcatatgtactcactcctaagtgacttttagacataaagcaaaaataagcagcccacaaatcacaatcccagaacctagacaacaatgagggccctaagagagacatacatggatctagcctacatgggaagtagaaaaaggtaagatctcctgagtaaattgggagcatggggaccttgggagagggttaaaggggagggtttgggctgggaggggagcagagaaaaatgtaaagctcaataaaaatcaataaatatatgtattggCTAGTAAAAGCATAAGATCCAATGTTAACTTGCACAGCTTTGGAGTGTCTGTCTCAACTCCATAGGCGTTTGCTAAAATGCATAGACTTTGGGTCTGGAtaattttaatgtgatttttttttcttctttgcagttcctttacaataaagttttaatttaaaaaatttaaaaaaagaaaaacataatgtGCTAATTAATATCTCCCAAGGACACCTCATTGACTGGAGTCCTTATGGCTCCCCTCAAGGAAAATATTCTGAGTTAAGATGACAGCGGTATAGTTTGGATGGAACTTTAGGAATTAGTTTTTCCACTAATGAACCTATCTGAAGGCATGGAGTTGGAATGTCTAGTCCTCTCCTGCAATCTGCCAATTCCATTCAGACTAACTTGTGGAAACTGGCAAGTGCCTTCCACCCTCTTAAGGTACGGGaaggaaaattaaacattaaaatgataAACTTTTGTCTTTTAGACAAATCAAAGCCAGCCTTTGATGGCATGTGTACCATTACCACACATGCTAATGAAGGGGCTTGTACAATAGCACCCAAATAATTACAGCATCACTTGTGAATGCTGTGCCCTTCATACCTGTGTTCATTCTAGTATGTCCTTAAACTTAACCTCTGAAAATTTATACATTCTTAGAGCAAGGTCAGCAATCAGGATACCGGTGAAGTTGCCGAGGCCATGGCAAGACTTACCTGTGGTGATCCTGGTACAGAAGCTCACTGAGGGAATATTAAAAAGAACATGCCGAATGGTTGAACTGGTTATGGAAGTTATTATGGGAATATTGCGTTAACTGCTGCTACCGCAACAGCTAGAGTGGTGTTTCATGAAGAAATGCAAGCTGCTGAGTTCTTCAGAGACTGGCATGAGCATTCTACAGAACTTTGGACTCAGCAAAATAAATAGGGAGATGGTCAGTGAAACAGAGATTTGAGACAAGCTGTTATACTGTTGGGAGATCAGTTAGAAATATTAAAGGAGCAGGTAAAATTAAATGTGACTGGGATGCAACGTCCTATTGTATTACACTTTAAAATCCAATAATAGCAAGTATGACTACAGAAAGGTTATATGCACTTGATGGGTCACTCTAATTCTTCTCAAATGCTTTATGATTTACAGCAAGATATTAAGGAGACTTTTACAAACAGGTCACCTGATACAACAGGATTGGATACTATGGAAAGCCTTGCAGATACCATAGCCTCATTTAACCTTGTGAATCActttaagggattttttgttTTAGGAAGTGTTATTCTTGTTCTAGCAATGTAACCTTATTGGCTTTAAACTATTTGGGCTTATTTGCATAAGACTATAAAACAGATAGAGAAAAGGATGCATAATTTCCAATATAATTAATTGTCGCATATACAAAAGGGGGATATGTTAGGGGAGTTCCTCACTTCTACATCTGGCTTGATTCTGGAGTCTTGGCACCTAGCCTTAACTGTTAACTTTTGTCTCCAGTACCTTCTGTTTAAAGTATCTAAATCTTATCTGAGTTTCCTAAAGGTTGAAAGTCTATGCAAAACCTGGTTGCAGGAGGCAAGATGTCTCTTAACAGAAAATTTGCATTGGCATTGTCAAGACGTTTTGGTATATGAAAACTGATGTGCTGAAGGTGTGAACTGTGTAACAATACAAAGGCCCtttgtggactggagagatggctcagtggttgagcactGCCTACTCCTTtggaggtcccgagttcaattcccagcaaccacatggtggatcacaaccacctataatgggatctgatgccctcttctgtcatgctggcatacatgcaaatagagcactcatatgcagaaagaaatattttttttaaaaggccctTTGCAACGTGTTATTTTTTACTCTAGCCCCACATTGGAAGGCCAAAATGTTGTGCAACGTGTTATGTTTTACTCTAGCCCCACATTGGAAGGCCAAAATGttgttggtgttttctttcttttttttttttaattactctttagttcttttgggggcccaccacccagctccttaaaaaaaatcacacacaaagagacttattcttacttatgaatggctggccttagcttggcttgtttcttgccagcttttcttaacttcaaTTATCCCTgactaccttttgtctctgagattttaccttatttctgtatatctcaCTTTCACTCTAACTGCCTGGCTGGCCAGGTGGCTGGGCCCTGATGTCCTGCTCTTTGTTCTATCttgctcctcctccccctcctccagatttctccttctatatattctctctttgcctgccagccctgcctatcctttctcctgttttGCCATTGGCCGTTcaagttctttattagaccatcaggtgttttacacaggtaaagaatcacagcttcacagagttaaacaaatgcaccataaacaaaagcaacacatctttacatcattaaacaaatattctacaaaaagcaacacatcttaaaacagTATTCTACAACATCAAAGTGGCAGTGAGTCAGCCGGCCATAGGCTGGGCCCTGCAGCTGACAAGGCTAAATTCATCCTTAGAGTACCTCTGTGTCTTCTCCTCATGGATCCGCATGAACCCACACTGATACAACAGGGAGGTTCAGAATAAAGGTGCCCAGTGCAACTACTCCATTAGAATCAGTACACACTATATTGTGCCAGCCAGGACAACTGGTGACATTTAAATAAGCTATTTTGGCTGTACAGTGTTGTATATCAATATCCGACTTGGTTGAATATTATATTACAGCTGCTTAAGGAAAACACACTTAAGTATCTGAAGAAATGAGACATCTGAACAGTTGTATATGTAGGTGGCAGTGTTTGAGTGTGCACAAATTCATGTATCGGGAGAACGATGCCTAGGCAATTTAACAACTGGCAAATCTGGGTGAAGGGTATAAATTTGTATatgatttttatagtttttctaaAAGTTCTAGATTTCAAAAAGTTTAAAGTATACGATTAAAATCTCACTAGAGATAACTAAGCCCATACATCTGTaccttttaaaaatgactcatCTTTAAactgagcatgcacacatatgtgcaaatgTACTTGAGGCCGGAAGCATTGGACCCTctagagctggagctacagtttggttgtgagccaccagaagTGGGGGCAGGTAGCAATACTCGGGTCCGTGGAAACAGGAGCACATACTCTTACTGCTggactgtctctccagcccaccatctgtattttgtgtgtgtggtgtatgttatGTTCTGCATACATGAACAGGTATGTATGCCCATGTGCATGTGTCTAGAGGTTGGAGGATGATTTAGGTGTCTTGCTCTGTCACATTGTCCCTGCTGCCTAGAGACATGGTCAGTCAGCAAGTcccaacaatcctcctgtctccacttgtcacagcactaggattacagacctACACATGGCCATACCCAGCTTTTtgcatgggtactggggattcaaactcagattccCATGTTTGTCCAGCAAGctgttttacccactgagccatcttttcctGCCCCATTTGTTTCTCTAAAAACACGCATCTAGCTTTCACACTTTATATACCCTGATCAACGTTCAGCAGTCATAGCTAATTCTGCCTCTCTTCACTTGATGCTTGCAGAGTTACCACTGGACTGCAAAACAGAAAGTCCATTTGCTGGCCAACCAATTACAAAACGACGATGCCATGAACATCTTACATACCGTTATGGCTGACACCAATTTACCTTTGATGATCAGAGATGCATTATGGGTACAGCCTTTTTCATTGCAACCCTCCATACTAcatgaaaaaaagaacacacaggaTAAGTCCTTAGCTACAAGAAAGTCTTAGTCAGCAGTTTTATTTTCCACACCTTTAGGCTTTAGTGAAAATAGTACCCACTGTTAGTTAGAGAGACCGAAGTCAGTACTTGGTGAGTGCTGGTTCACCTGGTACCTTTTGGCGCACAGTACACTGAAAGAAGATTGCTGGTATTCATTCAGTCTTGCCAAGATGACCACTGCCTGTATTTCTTCCCTAAAAATGAGTTCTAGGTGTTACTCTGGTATATTATCATTTTAATGGAGTAGATGGACACATCCACAAAAGTTAAGTGCCATGCTCTGGAGCCAAGGCAGGCCACAAATCTATTATCTTCCAGCCTTGGCCTCCTCAACACTGGGTtcacaggcatgcacaaccacactggctctgctgctttccttaggtgtagcgagctgcgtggtgccacgcctgatggagatgtataatcaactcctatggctaaagtctgacttatgcctgatcacgcaatgatcatcagctgcttgcatatgcgtgggcctatgggcagtgcccacctggcaatccgggattggcagcccatgcctacttaagggctaggagaggtttgcccgggaggtcaaggagagagggaagagaaaagagaggaaaaagagagaggtcagagagagagagaaagagaaggagataattactgtgaataaagtcctgaaaactgctgcaagaagagctctggGTGTTGTGTTattccttgctggacgaggtggggCGTGACAAGTGGTGGCCTTGtacggggaacctccaaacctctctccgtggagcccaaacctgctgcagtcagggggtgcaccagataatcctcaaggtaaagattggggatccgcgaaaaaaagcgggttttctgctctcgcaGGTAGAAtaagggagagtgggggtaataGGGCCGCGACCAAAGCGGACGGTTTAAAGTCAGAGCCACGATCAAAGCGGACGGTTTAAAGTCAGagccacgaccaaagtggacggtttaagaatgggattttagaatgggcgcttctacatcacacctgatttttctggctcttaacgagctgttatgGAGCGCATTGGAGAGGTTCTTGACTGAATGTGACACAATTGCATcttggtttgccgtctctggcaatcttaatgtgtcatcctgggacagGCTTGGTAAAGATCTAGATTTTGCCACCGAACAAGGTACAGTTCGGTGGGGAAGTGAAGTCTCCGCCTCTCCCCAGTCGCTAAAATGGCAGTAGATTGTAGTAAATACCATAAAAATGCAACGTccccgctcagcaggaagtagccagagagattgacaatgcccaaattccctaaaacatGGTTTAAGTGGGGCcctttcagagcagaagcaggatcagctggattgctagggaagccaaagaggtgcacgaGGGAGAAGATGTCTTCCATACACTCAGCTGACAAGAATAAATGAGCCACAGAGGTATGACAGCTGGGGAATGTTATTTAGgggactgctgaaggagcagtggtttctgactgctcctggggtcatggcaaagccactcctaatgacaggagcaggcagaggaaagccagggaggggAAGCAAGattgcctccccttcctctcctctgtgctggcTCCTCTGCTACCAGTTCTGACTGCCCTTGCTGCTGCCGCAAGCACAGCCGCGGCTGTGGCAATTGGCTCAGCTTGGCTGTGAATGGAAGTATCTGGGGCTGTGTGTGATATGAAAAATCTAAAGAATTGTCTAggtatcttttaggtaattggtctggtgaattcgaaaAACTGGAAAAGCTGCGAGTGGCCATGGTGACTGCAGATTCCACACacatggataccagcctggcagaagaactatcctcctggatcactccatggatcatctgaaggagtgggcGGGAATAAGAGCCCTAACaagcttaatggtgcttgcctccctggtatgcctatggtgtatttgtcacataagggtttcacagcatcgcaatgcagttatgatcattcaggccttcatgGCTATTGAAGCAGTACAGTCCCCTCAAGCTTGGTTACAAAAGGGGGagctgtagcgagctgcgtggtgtcacacctgatggagatgtataatcaactcctatggctaaagtctgacttatgcctgatcacacaatgatcatcagctgcttgcatatgcgtgggcctatgggcagtgcccacctggcaatccgagattggcagcccatgcctacttaagggctaggagaggtttgcccgggaggtcaaggagagagggaagagaaaagagaggaaaaagagagaggtcaaagagagagagagagagagagagaaggagatagattgctgtgaataaagtcctgaaaactgctgcaagaagagctccggtggtcgcgtcattccttgcTGGCCGAGGTGGGGCGTGACACTTGGGTGTGGATTTTCTTATGGTTTTGAAGGCGGGAACCGTGACTGAAGCCTTTCCCACAGATGTCACATCTGTGCggcttttctccagtgtgaactcTCTGGTGTGTTTGAAGACTTGAGAGCTGGCTGAAGCCCTCCCCACACTCCTGACACTTGAAGAGTTTCTCCTTCGTGTGAGTAATCAGATGGACTCGGAGCTTGGAGGGGAAACGGAAGGCCTTTCCACACTCCTTACATTTGTGAGGTTTCTTTCCCATGTGGTCCCTCTGATGGTGGCGAAGGTCCGTGCAGGTGTCAAAGAATTTCCCACACTCCTGACATCTGAAAGGTTTCTCTTCAGCATGGTATCTCTGATGGTAGGTGAACTGAGAACTGTATATAAAGCCCTTtccacacacatcacacctgTATGGCTTCTCCCCAGTGTGGACTCTGTGATGgtaatggaggccagaggagcgACTGAAGCCCttcccacacacatcacacttgtatggcttttctccagtgtgaactcTCTGGTGGGCTTGAAGACGCGAGCGCTGGCTGAAGCCCTTCCCACACTCCTGACACTTGAAGAGTTTCTCCTTCATGTGAATGTTCAGATGGACTCGAAGATTGGAGGGCAAACTGAAGGCCTTTCCACACTCCTTACATTTgtgaggtttctctcctgtgtgcaTCCTTTGATGGTGGCGAAGTTCTGTGCTCCTGCCAAAGCCTTTCCCACACTCCTGacacttgtagggtttctctccagtgtggcaTCTCTGATGGTAGGTGAACTGAGAACTGTACCTAAAGCTCTTTCCACACATATCACACTTGTATGGCTTCTCCCCAGTGTGGACTCTCTGATGGGAATGAAGGCCAAATAAGCGACTGAAGCCCTTCCCACACACCTCACACTGGTGTggtttttctccagtgtgaactTGCTGGTGTGACTGATAATCCATGAGCTGACTAAAGCTCTTATCACACTCTTCACACTTGTAGACTTTCTTCTCTGAGTGGACCCTCTGAGAAGCAGGATCCGACCCACAACTGAAGCCTTTCCCACACTCCCGACTCTTAGACAGTTTCTTTCCAGTGTGTGTTACTTGGTGTTGTTTAAGATTTGAACTATAGCGGAAGCCCTTCCCGCACACGTCACATTTGTAtgatttctctccagtatgaactcTCCGGTGGGCACGAAGCCTCGAGGACCGACTGTACCCCTTCCCACAAGTTTCACATTTGAATTGCTTCTCTTCAGTGTGCCTATTCTGATGGACTTGAAGGCTGGAATCCTGGCGGCAGCCTTCCCCATATTCCTTACGCATACAGGGCTTCTCTGCGGTGTGAGCACGGGAATGGACATGAAGATCTGCACTTCGGGTGAAGCCTTTCCCACACTCCTCACGCTGATGAGGTTTCTCTCCCCTGTGAGCTCTGCAGTGAATGATGAGACCCTTGCTACTGCTGAATCTCTTTCCACAGTTCTCACATCTGTAGGGCTTCTGTCCTTTGTTGCTTTTAAGCTGCTTACAAAGCGATGATTTCTTCCTCGaatctgcaaacacacacaggtcaCACTTCACACAGACCGGCTTATTTCTGCTCTGGTTCTGTGAATTATGCAGACACCTATTTTGGCAATAATTATGAGTTCTTGAGACTGAAAAGTCTTCATGTTCAAGGCAGCTGGAGCTATCTCCTTCGGGATTCCCTGTATTGCCGTTGTTGTCAGAAACCAGAATGGAATCATCTTGCAGTGCTTGAGAACGCCTCCTCTGAAAACACCTGGTCGATTCCTGCGCAACCTGTGTCCAGATGCGCCAGCAAGACAGCTCTTCCTGGGCAAGGTGTTTTAGTGCACGTCTCCCAGTAGTAGCCGACGCATGTTCACTCCTGCTGCCTGTAAGAAAGCAGTCGTAGAGATGAGACAGGTTATAGGAGAAGGCCATACTAAGGGCATGGACGAGACCACGCAGGGCAAAGGTCACCC
The genomic region above belongs to Microtus ochrogaster isolate Prairie Vole_2 linkage group LG4, MicOch1.0, whole genome shotgun sequence and contains:
- the LOC101990739 gene encoding zinc finger protein 227-like isoform X1 encodes the protein MMNTLKEAVTFKDVAVAFTEEELKLLDSSQRKLYQEVMVENFRNLLSVGMNSQSELRAVQDGRSREALSCWHIWQRVMDDLSRCQDSMVTSSQLQGDSPCLGRRWSSAHVSEDENYTQSHKAKVPADTGRLPLPTLRAQGSWQKVFLTEPQSPKNGYQPISTRSERGQSKQDMDSVGRISRSLSDHRVHKRKDGHSPSGCVRENIKAATFDQNRTIQAGQKNNDLSSFDPHKRSDPRQRSCTCVECGKGFRNGADGCVRQRGHTGERHQGLGHDPHPHIPQEVPAAVKPYECERCGKLFRCRSALNVHFKVHTRERPYVCEACGSSFSQASHLQDHQRLHTGEKPFKCDACGKSFSRNSHLRSHQRVHTGEKPYKCEECGKSFICSSNLYIHQRVHTGEKPYKCVDCGKEFSRPSSLQAHQGIHTGEKSYVCTVCGKGYTLNSNLQVHLRVHTGEKPYKCDVCGKVFSRSSQLQSHQRVHTGERPYKCEVCVMPSQDSDLPPKEQEKMAEFQEAVTFKDLALVFTTEELGLLNLTQRKLYKDVMLENFKNLVAVGCFPHKAHVVSLLEAEEKLWLKEKEAQRSRYPGSRSEHASATTGRRALKHLAQEELSCWRIWTQVAQESTRCFQRRRSQALQDDSILVSDNNGNTGNPEGDSSSCLEHEDFSVSRTHNYCQNRCLHNSQNQSRNKPVCVKCDLCVFADSRKKSSLCKQLKSNKGQKPYRCENCGKRFSSSKGLIIHCRAHRGEKPHQREECGKGFTRSADLHVHSRAHTAEKPCMRKEYGEGCRQDSSLQVHQNRHTEEKQFKCETCGKGYSRSSRLRAHRRVHTGEKSYKCDVCGKGFRYSSNLKQHQVTHTGKKLSKSRECGKGFSCGSDPASQRVHSEKKVYKCEECDKSFSQLMDYQSHQQVHTGEKPHQCEVCGKGFSRLFGLHSHQRVHTGEKPYKCDMCGKSFRYSSQFTYHQRCHTGEKPYKCQECGKGFGRSTELRHHQRMHTGEKPHKCKECGKAFSLPSNLRVHLNIHMKEKLFKCQECGKGFSQRSRLQAHQRVHTGEKPYKCDVCGKGFSRSSGLHYHHRVHTGEKPYRCDVCGKGFIYSSQFTYHQRYHAEEKPFRCQECGKFFDTCTDLRHHQRDHMGKKPHKCKECGKAFRFPSKLRVHLITHTKEKLFKCQECGEGFSQLSSLQTHQRVHTGEKPHRCDICGKGFSHGSRLQNHKKIHTQVSRPTSASKE
- the LOC101990739 gene encoding zinc finger protein 227-like isoform X2 produces the protein MNSQSELRAVQDGRSREALSCWHIWQRVMDDLSRCQDSMVTSSQLQGDSPCLGRRWSSAHVSEDENYTQSHKAKVPADTGRLPLPTLRAQGSWQKVFLTEPQSPKNGYQPISTRSERGQSKQDMDSVGRISRSLSDHRVHKRKDGHSPSGCVRENIKAATFDQNRTIQAGQKNNDLSSFDPHKRSDPRQRSCTCVECGKGFRNGADGCVRQRGHTGERHQGLGHDPHPHIPQEVPAAVKPYECERCGKLFRCRSALNVHFKVHTRERPYVCEACGSSFSQASHLQDHQRLHTGEKPFKCDACGKSFSRNSHLRSHQRVHTGEKPYKCEECGKSFICSSNLYIHQRVHTGEKPYKCVDCGKEFSRPSSLQAHQGIHTGEKSYVCTVCGKGYTLNSNLQVHLRVHTGEKPYKCDVCGKVFSRSSQLQSHQRVHTGERPYKCEVCVMPSQDSDLPPKEQEKMAEFQEAVTFKDLALVFTTEELGLLNLTQRKLYKDVMLENFKNLVAVGCFPHKAHVVSLLEAEEKLWLKEKEAQRSRYPGSRSEHASATTGRRALKHLAQEELSCWRIWTQVAQESTRCFQRRRSQALQDDSILVSDNNGNTGNPEGDSSSCLEHEDFSVSRTHNYCQNRCLHNSQNQSRNKPVCVKCDLCVFADSRKKSSLCKQLKSNKGQKPYRCENCGKRFSSSKGLIIHCRAHRGEKPHQREECGKGFTRSADLHVHSRAHTAEKPCMRKEYGEGCRQDSSLQVHQNRHTEEKQFKCETCGKGYSRSSRLRAHRRVHTGEKSYKCDVCGKGFRYSSNLKQHQVTHTGKKLSKSRECGKGFSCGSDPASQRVHSEKKVYKCEECDKSFSQLMDYQSHQQVHTGEKPHQCEVCGKGFSRLFGLHSHQRVHTGEKPYKCDMCGKSFRYSSQFTYHQRCHTGEKPYKCQECGKGFGRSTELRHHQRMHTGEKPHKCKECGKAFSLPSNLRVHLNIHMKEKLFKCQECGKGFSQRSRLQAHQRVHTGEKPYKCDVCGKGFSRSSGLHYHHRVHTGEKPYRCDVCGKGFIYSSQFTYHQRYHAEEKPFRCQECGKFFDTCTDLRHHQRDHMGKKPHKCKECGKAFRFPSKLRVHLITHTKEKLFKCQECGEGFSQLSSLQTHQRVHTGEKPHRCDICGKGFSHGSRLQNHKKIHTQVSRPTSASKE
- the LOC101990739 gene encoding zinc finger protein 227-like isoform X3 — translated: MPSQDSDLPPKEQEKMAEFQEAVTFKDLALVFTTEELGLLNLTQRKLYKDVMLENFKNLVAVGCFPHKAHVVSLLEAEEKLWLKEKEAQRSRYPGSRSEHASATTGRRALKHLAQEELSCWRIWTQVAQESTRCFQRRRSQALQDDSILVSDNNGNTGNPEGDSSSCLEHEDFSVSRTHNYCQNRCLHNSQNQSRNKPVCVKCDLCVFADSRKKSSLCKQLKSNKGQKPYRCENCGKRFSSSKGLIIHCRAHRGEKPHQREECGKGFTRSADLHVHSRAHTAEKPCMRKEYGEGCRQDSSLQVHQNRHTEEKQFKCETCGKGYSRSSRLRAHRRVHTGEKSYKCDVCGKGFRYSSNLKQHQVTHTGKKLSKSRECGKGFSCGSDPASQRVHSEKKVYKCEECDKSFSQLMDYQSHQQVHTGEKPHQCEVCGKGFSRLFGLHSHQRVHTGEKPYKCDMCGKSFRYSSQFTYHQRCHTGEKPYKCQECGKGFGRSTELRHHQRMHTGEKPHKCKECGKAFSLPSNLRVHLNIHMKEKLFKCQECGKGFSQRSRLQAHQRVHTGEKPYKCDVCGKGFSRSSGLHYHHRVHTGEKPYRCDVCGKGFIYSSQFTYHQRYHAEEKPFRCQECGKFFDTCTDLRHHQRDHMGKKPHKCKECGKAFRFPSKLRVHLITHTKEKLFKCQECGEGFSQLSSLQTHQRVHTGEKPHRCDICGKGFSHGSRLQNHKKIHTQVSRPTSASKE